Genomic window (Flavobacteriales bacterium):
GCAACGAGGTCTTGGGCACGGACCACCTACAGGAGCGCTCCGTGGCCCCCGTGGCGATGGCGAACCTCGGGCAGGAGGAACTGATGACCATGGTACAAGAACTACCGCCGGGCTATCGGGCGGTGTTCAACCTGTACGCGATAGAGGGATACGATCACGCGGAGATCGCGGAGTTGATGGCGTTCGGGGAAAGCACCTCGCGCAGCCAATTGGCCAAGGCCCGGCAGATGCTGCAGCGGCGTTTGGAAGAACTGAAAGCAATGGAACAACATGAGGGAACAACATCCATTAGATGACCTTTTCGCCCGCACCCTGCGGGATGCCGAGGCCGCACCGTCCGATGCGGTGTGGGAAGGCATCGTGCAAGAACGCGGCTGGGCGCACCTGACGCTGTTGCGGCTGCGGCGGCGCTGGGTATGGCTGGCACTGCTACTTCTGTTGGGCGGTACCGCAGGATATGTGGGCATCACTTCCTCCGGTGAAAAACATGCCGGGGTGCCGGGAACGGACAGCTCGACTTCCGTTGCCGTTGTCCCGAACGCCTCGTTGGGCGCTACTTCCACTATGGCGGGGAACGCCTCCTTGGGTGGATCCGCACCGGAGATTCCGGAGCCTTCAAGCTCAGCGGCCGCAGCCGGACCAATACCTGCTTCATCCACGACCGCCTCGCAGCCAACGGATGACGCTTCCGTCGCGGAACACAGATCACCTGAGACCAGCCCTGATCATAGGGTAAGCGATCAAGGGCATTCTGCGATTAAGCTTCCTACCAGCACCTCGGCGGTAACCTCCGAAGCCGATGAGACCTTGACCGCAGCAGTCGATCAAACACTGCTTTCCGTTTCCGACGGACCAACGACCGGACCGACTTCCGGGACTTTGACGGCAGAATTACCGAAGTCGCACATCGCACTGGCAACGACATACGACCGG
Coding sequences:
- a CDS encoding RNA polymerase sigma factor, translating into MFVVCLRYARHRPEAEDLLQEGFVRVFDKLGGFRMEGSLEGWIRRIMVHTCINHVRKKSVRNEVLGTDHLQERSVAPVAMANLGQEELMTMVQELPPGYRAVFNLYAIEGYDHAEIAELMAFGESTSRSQLAKARQMLQRRLEELKAMEQHEGTTSIR